In Primulina huaijiensis isolate GDHJ02 chromosome 6, ASM1229523v2, whole genome shotgun sequence, a single window of DNA contains:
- the LOC140978413 gene encoding tryptophan aminotransferase-related protein 2-like isoform X1, whose amino-acid sequence MWEKPSDSSIPFFKKNIGKWEFYSDSTDPFCFHQDFPYLVKGCRSSSMEFKTMILGHLLMLSLALNVGLLYRDYIGNGKQKFQEFFSSENKLKNASLITNRDANNVVESTVLETEETSSSKAVDETIDLDHGDPTMYERYWQKMGDKTTVLIPGWRFISYFSDGNNICWFLEPEFANAIIRLHKLVGNAVTENRYIVVGTGSTQLLQAVLYAVSPPNATEPIDVVSAAPFYSSYPLITDFLKSGLYKWGGDANKFKKDKPYIELVTSPNNPDGFSRDAVVNRDQGILIHDLAYYWPQYTSISYTADHDIMLFTVSKSTGHAGTRLGWALVKDQDIAKKMTEFVMLSTIGVSKESQIRAAKILQVVSDSHEYRGDFNEGEAFFEHSHKLVERRWKQLRDAVSNVKIFSLPEFPLWHCTFTNSSFTTQPAFAWLKCESEIDDCESFLRHHKIRTRGGKHFGDDEKYVRISVLPRDKIFDQFIKRLSSISSS is encoded by the exons ATGTGGGAAAAACCTTCAGATTCTAGcattcctttttttaaaaagaacatTGGGAAGTGGGAATTCTATTCAGATTCTACAG ACCCCTTTTGTTTTCATCAGGATTTTCCGTACTTGGTGAAGGGATGTCGAAGTTCAAGTATGGAGTTTAAAACAATGATTTTGGGGCATTTGTTGATGCTTTCTTTAGCCTTGAATGTGGGTTTGCTTTACAGAGACTATATTGGCAATGGGAAACAAAAGTTTCAAGAGTTTTTCAGCTCTGAAAATAAGTTGAAGAATGCATCTCTGATCACAAATCGAGATGCTAATAATGTTGTTGAAAGTACTGTTCTTGAAACTGAAGAGACATCTTCTTCAAAAGCTGTTGATGAAACCATTGATCTTGACCA CGGGGATCCAACAATGTATGAGAGATATTGGCAGAAAATGGGGGACAAAACTACGGTCCTGATCCCTGGTTGGAGATTCATTAGCTATTTTTCTGATGGCAATAATATTTGCTGGTTTCTGGAGCCCGAATTTGCGAATGCCATCATAAGATTGCACAAGTTAGTAGGCAATGCTGTGACCGAAAATCGCTATATTGTTGTCGGGACGGGTTCTACACAACTGTTACAGGCTGTGTTGTATGCGGTTTCTCCGCCAAATGCTACAGAGCCAATCGATGTAGTATCCGCTGCGCCATTCTACTCG TCATATCCATTGATCACGGACTTTTTGAAGTCTGGACTCTACAAATGGGGTGGTGATGCTAACAAATTCAAGAAAGACAAGCCTTACATTGAGCTCGTAACATCTCCAAACAATCCAGATGGATTTTCAAGAGATGCTGTCGTGAATCGAGATCAAGGGATACTAATTCATGACTTAGCTTACTACTGGCCGCAGTATACTTCCATCTCCTACACTGCAGATCACGACATCATGCTGTTTACGGTGTCCAAAAGCACCGGCCATGCTGGTACACGACTCGG ATGGGCTCTCGTGAAGGATCAAGATATCGCCAAGAAAATGACTGAGTTCGTCATGTTAAGCACCATAGGCGTATCAAAAGAGTCACAGATTCGTGCTGCCAAGATTTTACAAGTAGTATCTGATAGCCATGAGTATAGAGGCGATTTTAATGAAGGTGAAGCCTTCTTCGAACACAGCCATAAACTCGTGGAGAGAAGATGGAAACAGCTCAGAGACGCAGTGAGCAATGTCAAAATCTTTAGCTTACCCGAGTTTCCCCTTTGGCACTGCACCTTTACCAATAGTTCGTTCACTACACAACCTG CCTTCGCTTGGTTGAAGTGTGAAAGTGAAATAGATGATTGTGAAAGCTTTCTTCGCCACCACAAGATACGAACCAGAGGTGGTAAGCATTTTGGTGATGACGAAAAATATGTCCGAATAAGTGTTCTTCCACGCGATAAAATATTCGATCAATTTATCAAACGATTGTCCAGTATTAGTTCTTCATAG
- the LOC140978413 gene encoding tryptophan aminotransferase-related protein 2-like isoform X2, which produces MEFKTMILGHLLMLSLALNVGLLYRDYIGNGKQKFQEFFSSENKLKNASLITNRDANNVVESTVLETEETSSSKAVDETIDLDHGDPTMYERYWQKMGDKTTVLIPGWRFISYFSDGNNICWFLEPEFANAIIRLHKLVGNAVTENRYIVVGTGSTQLLQAVLYAVSPPNATEPIDVVSAAPFYSSYPLITDFLKSGLYKWGGDANKFKKDKPYIELVTSPNNPDGFSRDAVVNRDQGILIHDLAYYWPQYTSISYTADHDIMLFTVSKSTGHAGTRLGWALVKDQDIAKKMTEFVMLSTIGVSKESQIRAAKILQVVSDSHEYRGDFNEGEAFFEHSHKLVERRWKQLRDAVSNVKIFSLPEFPLWHCTFTNSSFTTQPAFAWLKCESEIDDCESFLRHHKIRTRGGKHFGDDEKYVRISVLPRDKIFDQFIKRLSSISSS; this is translated from the exons ATGGAGTTTAAAACAATGATTTTGGGGCATTTGTTGATGCTTTCTTTAGCCTTGAATGTGGGTTTGCTTTACAGAGACTATATTGGCAATGGGAAACAAAAGTTTCAAGAGTTTTTCAGCTCTGAAAATAAGTTGAAGAATGCATCTCTGATCACAAATCGAGATGCTAATAATGTTGTTGAAAGTACTGTTCTTGAAACTGAAGAGACATCTTCTTCAAAAGCTGTTGATGAAACCATTGATCTTGACCA CGGGGATCCAACAATGTATGAGAGATATTGGCAGAAAATGGGGGACAAAACTACGGTCCTGATCCCTGGTTGGAGATTCATTAGCTATTTTTCTGATGGCAATAATATTTGCTGGTTTCTGGAGCCCGAATTTGCGAATGCCATCATAAGATTGCACAAGTTAGTAGGCAATGCTGTGACCGAAAATCGCTATATTGTTGTCGGGACGGGTTCTACACAACTGTTACAGGCTGTGTTGTATGCGGTTTCTCCGCCAAATGCTACAGAGCCAATCGATGTAGTATCCGCTGCGCCATTCTACTCG TCATATCCATTGATCACGGACTTTTTGAAGTCTGGACTCTACAAATGGGGTGGTGATGCTAACAAATTCAAGAAAGACAAGCCTTACATTGAGCTCGTAACATCTCCAAACAATCCAGATGGATTTTCAAGAGATGCTGTCGTGAATCGAGATCAAGGGATACTAATTCATGACTTAGCTTACTACTGGCCGCAGTATACTTCCATCTCCTACACTGCAGATCACGACATCATGCTGTTTACGGTGTCCAAAAGCACCGGCCATGCTGGTACACGACTCGG ATGGGCTCTCGTGAAGGATCAAGATATCGCCAAGAAAATGACTGAGTTCGTCATGTTAAGCACCATAGGCGTATCAAAAGAGTCACAGATTCGTGCTGCCAAGATTTTACAAGTAGTATCTGATAGCCATGAGTATAGAGGCGATTTTAATGAAGGTGAAGCCTTCTTCGAACACAGCCATAAACTCGTGGAGAGAAGATGGAAACAGCTCAGAGACGCAGTGAGCAATGTCAAAATCTTTAGCTTACCCGAGTTTCCCCTTTGGCACTGCACCTTTACCAATAGTTCGTTCACTACACAACCTG CCTTCGCTTGGTTGAAGTGTGAAAGTGAAATAGATGATTGTGAAAGCTTTCTTCGCCACCACAAGATACGAACCAGAGGTGGTAAGCATTTTGGTGATGACGAAAAATATGTCCGAATAAGTGTTCTTCCACGCGATAAAATATTCGATCAATTTATCAAACGATTGTCCAGTATTAGTTCTTCATAG
- the LOC140978417 gene encoding elongation factor Tu, chloroplastic-like — protein sequence MEKKKKKKERGLDRNQTKGRICSAKHTTHTHTLVIPPNPIPSLNPHSHLLSSQLSPPMASISAAAVPSTTATKLGYASAPSLSNPISSKPTKVILSSSFTPSLSTTLFLQPATATNAPLRRFTIRAARGKFERKKPHVNIGTIGHVDHGKTTLTAALTMALASVGNSAPKKYDEIDAAPEERARGITINTATVEYETETRHYAHVDCPGHADYVKNMITGAAQMDGAILVVSGADGPMPQTKEHILLAKQVGVPNMVVFLNKEDQVDDEELIQLVELEVRELLSSYEFPGDDIPIVCGSALLALEALMENPKIKRGENKWVDKIYKLMDEVDAYIPIPQRQTDLPFLMAVEDVFSITGRGTVATGRIERGTVKIGDTVDLVGLKDTRSTTVTGVEMFQKILDDAMAGDNVGLLLRGIQKLDIQRGMVLAKPGTITPHKKFLAIVYVLKKEEGGRHSPFFAGYRPQFYMRTTDVTGKVNSIMNDKDEESKMVMPGDRVKMEVELIMPVACEQGMRFAIREGGKTVGAGVIQSIIE from the coding sequence atggaaaaaaagaaaaagaaaaaagaaagaggaTTGGATAGGAATCAGACGAAAGGCCGTATTTGCTCTGCCAAACATacaacacacactcacacactcGTTATCCCTCCAAACCCCATCCCATCTCTTAATCCCCACTCTCATCTCCTATCCTCTCAGCTGTCGCCGCCCATGGCATCAATTTCCGCTGCAGCCGTACCCTCCACTACCGCCACAAAATTGGGATACGCCTCCGCCCCTTCTCTCTCGAATCCCATTTCTTCAAAACCCACCAAAGTCATCCTATCCTCTTCCTTCACACCCTCCTTATCCACTACCCTCTTCCTTCAACCCGCCACTGCCACCAACGCGCCGCTCCGCCGCTTCACAATCCGCGCCGCGCGTGGAAAATTTGAGCGGAAAAAGCCACATGTCAACATCGGCACCATTGGCCATGTCGACCATGGGAAAACCACCCTCACTGCTGCGCTTACCATGGCTTTAGCTTCCGTTGGTAACTCTGCTCCTAAGAAATACGATGAAATCGATGCTGCCCCTGAAGAGAGAGCTCGTGGGATTACTATTAATACAGCTACCGTTGAGTATGAGACTGAGACACGACACTATGCTCACGTTGATTGCCCGGGACATGCTGATTATGTTAAGAATATGATTACTGGAGCTGCCCAAATGGATGGAGCGATTTTGGTGGTTTCTGGGGCTGATGGACCAATGCCGCAAACGAAAGAACATATTTTGTTGGCGAAGCAAGTCGGGGTCCCGAATATGGTGGTTTTCTTAAATAAAGAAGATCAAGTTGATGATGAGGAGTTGATTCAGTTGGTGGAGCTTGAGGTAAGGGAGTTATTGTCTTCTTATGAGTTTCCTGGTGATGATATTCCTATCGTTTGCGGTTCTGCATTGCTTGCTTTAGAGGCCTTAATGGAGAATCCCAAGATTAAGAGAGGGGAAAATAAGTGGGTGGACAAGATTTACAAGTTAATGGATGAGGTAGATGCTTACATTCCTATTCCTCAGAGGCAGACTGATTTGCCATTTCTGATGGCGGTTGAGGATGTTTTCTCGATTACGGGTAGAGGGACTGTGGCTACCGGTAGGATAGAGAGAGGGACTGTTAAGATTGGTGATACTGTGGATCTTGTGGGATTGAAGGATACTAGGTCCACGACTGTGACAGGAGTTGAGATGTTTCAGAAGATATTGGATGATGCCATGGCTGGAGACAATGTTGGGTTGCTGTTGAGAGGTATTCAAAAGCTTGATATTCAGAGGGGTATGGTGCTGGCAAAGCCGGGAACCATCACTCCGCATAAGAAATTTTTGGCAATTGTTTATGTGTTGAAGAAGGAAGAGGGTGGAAGGCATTCCCCTTTCTTTGCAGGATATAGACCTCAGTTTTACATGAGGACTACTGACGTGACAGGGAAGGTGAATTCCATTATGAATGACAAGGATGAGGAGTCAAAGATGGTGATGCCTGGTGACCGTGTCAAGATGGAGGTTGAGCTAATTATGCCGGTTGCTTGTGAGCAGGGAATGAGATTTGCCATCAGAGAGGGAGGCAAGACTGTAGGCGCAGGTGTCATTCAGTCCATTATTGAGTGA
- the LOC140978416 gene encoding probable serine/threonine-protein kinase WNK3, translating into MPQDSVAESDPDDSDSEPEFVEVDTSGRYGRYKEVLGKGAFKKVYRAFDEREGIEVAWNQVKIADLMRNSVDFGRLYSEVHLLKTLKHKNIIKFYNSWIDPKNEHINFITEIFTSGTLRQYRKKHKHVDLRALKNWSRQILEGLSYLHSHDPPVIHRDLKCDNIFVNGNQGEVKIGDLGLAAILQQARAAHSVIGTPEFMAPELYEEEYNELVDVYAFGMSLLELVTFEYPYVECANAAQIYKKVTAGIKPASLEKVKDPGVRSFIEKCISKVSERLSARELLMDPFLLPDEESGSRGRWLQSQPSDADDNGNQLDRGKSPEDSMPEGSRDFTVQGQRKDHNTIFLKLRIADSSGHIRNIHFPFDIEVDTSTAVASEMVEELDLTEHDVSVISAMIDSEIRSHIPDWAPIEISGDNVSGEIISESGESGALDDASPITNDSGPFVLERLPSGRKYWSDSPKASGETSPLRPGPSTLLAESVASVDSLSEENLRSPSGHGDMNPDRFTSLLGHVEYYSDCESNVKEEANSGPPDSEEVGIPYNRSFSFEKISIQHETDSTNIRIIVDKLEHLLDEQLRELGDLHKKHELAVMDLLNDLPQETRQEVLSICHQKLCEHKWHHTQYK; encoded by the exons ATGCCACAAGATTCCGTGGCGGAATCCGACCCGGACGATTCCGATTCCGAGCCTGAGTTTGTTGAGGTTGATACCTCTGGTCGCTACGGTCGG TATAAAGAAGTGCTTGGGAAAGGAGCTTTCAAGAAAGT ATATAGGGCATTTGATGAACGGGAAGGAATAGAGGTAGCTTGGAATCAAGTTAAGATTGCTGATCTCATGAGGAATTCCGTTGATTTTGGGAGGTTGTATTCCGAAGTTCACTTACTAAAAACCCTCAAGcacaaaaatattatcaaattctACAATTCTTGGATTGATCCCAAGAACGAGCATATCAACTTCATAACCGAAATTTTCACATCCGGGACTCTGCGACA GTATCGGAAGAAACACAAGCATGTTGATTTGAGGGCACTGAAAAATTGGTCAAGACAAATCCTGGAGGGCCTTTCGTATCTTCATAGCCATGACCCACCTGTTATTCACAGGGACTTAAAGTGTGACAATATTTTCGTTAATGGAAATCAAGGGGAGGTGAAAATTGGTGATCTAGGACTTGCTGCTATACTTCAACAGGCACGTGCAGCTCATAGTGTTATAG GCACACCGGAATTCATGGCTCCTGAGCTTTATGAGGAGGAATACAATGAACTTGTAGATGTATATGCTTTTGGTATGTCCTTGCTGGAGCTAGTGACCTTTGAGTATCCGTATGTTGAATGTGCTAATGCTGCTCAGATATATAAGAAAGTGACAGCG GGAATAAAACCTGCATCATTGGAAAAGGTGAAGGATCCGGGGGTCCGGTCATTTATAGAGAAGTGCATCTCAAAAGTCTCTGAGAGGTTGTCGGCCAGAGAACTTCTGATGGACCCATTTCTCCTACCTGATGAGGAATCTGGAAGTAGAGGTCGCTGGTTGCAATCCCAACCCTCGGATGCAG ATGACAATGGCAATCAGCTTGACCGAGGAAAATCCCCTGAAGACTCTATGCCTGAGGGAAGTCGAGATTTCACTGTGCAGGGTCAAAGAAAAGACCATaatacaatttttttgaaaCTTCGAATTGCAGATTCATCAG GTCATATTCGAAACATTCACTTCCCATTTGATATTGAGGTGGATACTTCAACTGCTGTTGCTAGTGAGATGGTTGAAGAGCTCGACCTAACTGAGCATGATGTCTCAGTGATTAGTGCAATGATTGATTCTGAAATTCGATCCCATATTCCTGATTGGGCTCCTATAGAAATCTCTGGCGATAATGTTAGTGGTGAGATTATTTCAGAAAGTGGTGAATCTGGAGCTCTGGATGATGCTTCCCCCATTACTAATGATTCTGGCCCATTTGTTCTGGAAAGATTACCATCCGGCCGGAAGTATTGGTCTGATTCACCCAAAGCTAGTGGGGAAACCTCACCGCTTAGGCCTGGGCCATCTACCTTGTTGGCAGAGTCGGTAGCCTCTGTAGACAGCTTGTCTGAAGAAAATTTACGATCTCCTAGTGGCCATGGAGATATGAACCCTGACCGTTTTACTTCCTTGCTCGGTCATGTGGAATATTATTCTGATTGTGAGAGTAATGTAAAAGAGGAAGCGAATTCCGGACCCCCTGATTCAGAAGAAGTTGGTATTCCTTACAACCGTTCTTTTTCGTTTGAGAAAATCTCAATACAACACGAAACAGATTCAACTAACATCAGAATTATTGTTGATAAGCTAGAGCATCTATTGGATGAGCAGCTTAGGGAGCTGGGCGATCTTCATAAGAAGCATGAACTAGCTGTTATGGATCTTCTGAATGACCTTCCCCAAGAGACTCGTCAGGAGGTTCTTAGCATCTGCCATCAAAAGCTATGCGAACATAAATGGCACCATACACAGTACAAGTAG
- the LOC140978860 gene encoding large ribosomal subunit protein bL19c-like isoform X2, translated as MQSLFGKLRFFSRLRADNLKIVDMKTISCFESKFQENLVNQAPRFNYHLYSSSAFFLDKNIGSKTSPPNFSISDGIGLNSCLNQPSSMVFALPTRNFTNVGSASEEASHICDVPQRIKFKRLDKTARHIMQIVDKEAVEEVKSNRDIPDVRPGCIVQLKVEVPENKRRTSIIKGILPI; from the exons ATGCAATCTCTGTTCGGGAAGCTTCGATTTTTCTCGCGACTAAGGGCCGACAATCTGAAAATTGTTGACATGAAAACGATATCATGTTTTGAGTCGAAATTTCAGGAGAATTTGGTTAATCAGGCGCCGCGATTCAATTATCATCTTTATTCCAGCTCGGCATTCTTCTTG GATAAAAATATTGGCTCTAAAACTTCACCTCCAAACTTTTCAATAAGTGATGGAATAGGTCTAAACTCTTGCTTGAATCAACCATCTTCAATGGTATTTGCGTTACCAACAAGGAACTTTACAAATGTTGGATCTGCTTCTGAAGAAGCATCCCATATTTGTGACGTGCCTCAGCGCATCAAATTCAAGAGGCTGGATAAAACAGCCAGGCACATTATGCAG ATAGTTGACAAAGAAGCAGTTGAGGAAGTGAAATCAAATCGAGATATACCCGATGTCAGGCCAGGTTGTATTGTCCAGCTTAAAGTG GAAGTACCAGAAAACAAAAGACGTACTTCAATCATAAAAG GTATTCTCCCAATATAA
- the LOC140978860 gene encoding large ribosomal subunit protein bL19c-like isoform X1 produces the protein MQSLFGKLRFFSRLRADNLKIVDMKTISCFESKFQENLVNQAPRFNYHLYSSSAFFLDKNIGSKTSPPNFSISDGIGLNSCLNQPSSMVFALPTRNFTNVGSASEEASHICDVPQRIKFKRLDKTARHIMQALIIVDKEAVEEVKSNRDIPDVRPGCIVQLKVEVPENKRRTSIIKGILPI, from the exons ATGCAATCTCTGTTCGGGAAGCTTCGATTTTTCTCGCGACTAAGGGCCGACAATCTGAAAATTGTTGACATGAAAACGATATCATGTTTTGAGTCGAAATTTCAGGAGAATTTGGTTAATCAGGCGCCGCGATTCAATTATCATCTTTATTCCAGCTCGGCATTCTTCTTG GATAAAAATATTGGCTCTAAAACTTCACCTCCAAACTTTTCAATAAGTGATGGAATAGGTCTAAACTCTTGCTTGAATCAACCATCTTCAATGGTATTTGCGTTACCAACAAGGAACTTTACAAATGTTGGATCTGCTTCTGAAGAAGCATCCCATATTTGTGACGTGCCTCAGCGCATCAAATTCAAGAGGCTGGATAAAACAGCCAGGCACATTATGCAGGCACTAATT ATAGTTGACAAAGAAGCAGTTGAGGAAGTGAAATCAAATCGAGATATACCCGATGTCAGGCCAGGTTGTATTGTCCAGCTTAAAGTG GAAGTACCAGAAAACAAAAGACGTACTTCAATCATAAAAG GTATTCTCCCAATATAA
- the LOC140978418 gene encoding manganese-dependent ADP-ribose/CDP-alcohol diphosphatase-like isoform X1, translating into MNPKVSQSSSSLINTFQFQKGRATEGGTAIDVGFFDNKETHFLIEKHRRRSLGFFGLGFFSCCSMGYANGIVNAQGRQPLVSFGVISDVQYADIPDGRSFLGVPRYYRHSLLVLQRAVKKWNEQQLKFVINFGDTVDGFCPKDQSLTAVDKIVNEFSIFNGPVYHMIGNHCLYNLPREKLLPILNIHNRECRAYYEFSPIPEYRFLVLDGYDISAIGWPMDHPNTLKALNFLKERNPNSDKNSPNGLLGLDRRFLMFNGGVGKEQMEWLDRVLQDATKADQKVIICCHLPLDPGASSNEALLWNHEEVMDLIHHYKCVKVCIAGHDHKGGYCVDSHGVHHRVLEAALECPPSTNSFGSIDLFHDRLLLCGTDRMGTTEMVFS; encoded by the exons ATGAACCCAAAAGTTTCccaatcatcatcatcattaatAAACACATTCCAGTTCCAAAAAGGTCGCGCGACAGAGGGAGGCACCGCCATTGATGTTGGTTTCTTTGATAATAAAGAAACACATTTTCTGATCGAGAAGCATCGGAGGAGGAGCTTGGGATTTTTCGGGCTGG GATTCTTTTCTTGCTGCTCAATGGGTTATGCAAATGGAATAGTAAACGCTCAAGGGAGGCAACCACTGGTTTCCTTTGGGGTGATATCAGATGTCCAGTATGCTGACATTCCTGATGGTCGTTCGTTCCTTGGCGTCCCACGGTATTACAGGCATAGCTTGCTTGTTTTGCAAAGAGCAGTAAAGAAATGGAACGAGCAGCAGCTGAAGTTTGTAATCAATTTTGGGGATACTGTTGACGGCTTCTGCCCAAAGGACCAATCTCTAACTGCTGTCGATAAAATTGTCAACGAATTTAGTATTTTCAATGGCCCTGTATATCACATGATTGGCAATCACTGTCTCTACAATCTCCCTCGTGAGAAGTTGCTTCCAATACTAAACATTCATAATCGTGAATGTCGTGCTTATTATGAGTTCTCTCCAATTCCTGAGTACCGATTTTTAGTGCTAGATGGTTATGATATCAGTGCTATAGGTTGGCCGATGGATCATCCAAATACATTGAAAGCCCTAAATTTTCTGAAGGAGAGAAATCCAAATTCAGATAAGAATAGCCCAAATGGCCTTCTTGGACTGGACCGAAGGTTCCTTATGTTCAATGGAGGAGTGGGAAAAGAGCAGATGGAATGGTTGGATCGTGTCCTTCAAGATGCAACAAAGGCAGACCAGAAAGTTATCATATGCTGCCATCTACCTTTGGATCCTGGAGCATCAAGCAATGAAGCACTTTTATGGAATCATGAGGAAGTGATGGATTTGATACATCACTACAAATGCGTAAAGGTCTGTATTGCAGGGCATGATCATAAAGGTGGATATTGTGTTGACTCCCATGGTGTGCACCATCGAGTTCTTGAAGCTGCGTTGGAATGCCCTCCCAGCACTAATTCCTTTGGTAGTATCGACCTTTTTCATGATAGATTGTTACTCTGTGGTACAGATAGAATGGGAACGACGGAAATGGTTTTCAGCTAG
- the LOC140978418 gene encoding manganese-dependent ADP-ribose/CDP-alcohol diphosphatase-like isoform X2 yields MGYANGIVNAQGRQPLVSFGVISDVQYADIPDGRSFLGVPRYYRHSLLVLQRAVKKWNEQQLKFVINFGDTVDGFCPKDQSLTAVDKIVNEFSIFNGPVYHMIGNHCLYNLPREKLLPILNIHNRECRAYYEFSPIPEYRFLVLDGYDISAIGWPMDHPNTLKALNFLKERNPNSDKNSPNGLLGLDRRFLMFNGGVGKEQMEWLDRVLQDATKADQKVIICCHLPLDPGASSNEALLWNHEEVMDLIHHYKCVKVCIAGHDHKGGYCVDSHGVHHRVLEAALECPPSTNSFGSIDLFHDRLLLCGTDRMGTTEMVFS; encoded by the coding sequence ATGGGTTATGCAAATGGAATAGTAAACGCTCAAGGGAGGCAACCACTGGTTTCCTTTGGGGTGATATCAGATGTCCAGTATGCTGACATTCCTGATGGTCGTTCGTTCCTTGGCGTCCCACGGTATTACAGGCATAGCTTGCTTGTTTTGCAAAGAGCAGTAAAGAAATGGAACGAGCAGCAGCTGAAGTTTGTAATCAATTTTGGGGATACTGTTGACGGCTTCTGCCCAAAGGACCAATCTCTAACTGCTGTCGATAAAATTGTCAACGAATTTAGTATTTTCAATGGCCCTGTATATCACATGATTGGCAATCACTGTCTCTACAATCTCCCTCGTGAGAAGTTGCTTCCAATACTAAACATTCATAATCGTGAATGTCGTGCTTATTATGAGTTCTCTCCAATTCCTGAGTACCGATTTTTAGTGCTAGATGGTTATGATATCAGTGCTATAGGTTGGCCGATGGATCATCCAAATACATTGAAAGCCCTAAATTTTCTGAAGGAGAGAAATCCAAATTCAGATAAGAATAGCCCAAATGGCCTTCTTGGACTGGACCGAAGGTTCCTTATGTTCAATGGAGGAGTGGGAAAAGAGCAGATGGAATGGTTGGATCGTGTCCTTCAAGATGCAACAAAGGCAGACCAGAAAGTTATCATATGCTGCCATCTACCTTTGGATCCTGGAGCATCAAGCAATGAAGCACTTTTATGGAATCATGAGGAAGTGATGGATTTGATACATCACTACAAATGCGTAAAGGTCTGTATTGCAGGGCATGATCATAAAGGTGGATATTGTGTTGACTCCCATGGTGTGCACCATCGAGTTCTTGAAGCTGCGTTGGAATGCCCTCCCAGCACTAATTCCTTTGGTAGTATCGACCTTTTTCATGATAGATTGTTACTCTGTGGTACAGATAGAATGGGAACGACGGAAATGGTTTTCAGCTAG